A region of Lycium barbarum isolate Lr01 chromosome 3, ASM1917538v2, whole genome shotgun sequence DNA encodes the following proteins:
- the LOC132631432 gene encoding uncharacterized protein LOC132631432 yields MYTCSISRSHQGQWMNDHRCRDQVKRHRRASANTLPLLRPTIANLLLGHMCISFSHAQTISASAPSSYPPRRPLPPYPEYFRSKSYLSWISSPLHRAQARKKLLQFHCRSSSDNNDEYLLDAPVSIGDGFSFSGGKYSDEPSPADEWFKKGKYVKAHPVSGSGEKAKDPIFGVTMGGSSQASSGLFRWFCVENGSSENSPILLLHGLPSQAYSYRKALPILEKNYHAIAVDWLGFGFSDKPQPRYGFDYTLDEYVASLESLINALTDKKFTLVVQGYFSPIAIKYASKHQEKLNSLILLNPPLTIKHANLPSSLSVLSNFLLGEIFCQDPLRASDKTLLSCGPYQIKEDVAMVYRRPYLTSGSAGFALNAISKGMKKQLKGYVEDTRAILMDNNWSVQTTVCWGQRDRWLSFDDVEDFCKESKHRLVELPMSGHHVQEDSGEELGQLIAGIVGKRRLS; encoded by the exons ATGTATACATGTTCTATCTCAAGAAGTCATCAAGGGCAATGGATGAATGATCACAGGTGTAGAGATCAAGTGAAGAGACACAGACGTGCAAGTGCCAACACTCTACCTCTCCTTAGGCCCACCATAGCCAACCTCTTACTGGGACATATGTGCATCTCcttttcacatgcccaaaccatatCAGCCTCGGCTCCCTCATCTTATCCACCAcggaggccactcccaccttatcccgaatatttTCGTTCCAaatcctatctctcctg GATCTCTTCGCCCCTTCACAGAGCTCAGGCAAGGAAGAAACTTTTGCAATTCCATTGTCGATCGAGCAGCGATAATAACGAT GAATATTTGCTGGATGCTCCTGTTTCAATTGGGGACGGCTTTTCTTTTAGCGGAG GAAAGTATTCAGACGAGCCGAGTCCTGCTGACGAATggttcaagaaaggaaaatat GTGAAAGCTCATCCTGTCTCTGGGAGTGGGGAGAAGGCCAAGGATCCCATTTTTGGAGTTACAATGGGTGGGAGTTCGCAGGCATCATCTGGTCTTTTCAG ATGGTTTTGTGTAGAAAATGGAAGCTCTGAGAATTCTCCCATATTATTACTCCACGGGTTGCCATCGCAG GCATACTCTTATCGCAAAGCTCTTCCCATTCTTGAGAAAAACTATCATGCTATAGCAGTTGATTGGCTGG GATTTGGATTCTCAGATAAGCCCCAACCAAGATATGGATTTGACTATACATTGGATG AATATGTGGCATCCTTGGAATCTCTTATCAATGCTCTTACCGACAAAAAGTTTACTCTGGTAGTGCAG GGATACTTCTCACCAATTGCAATCAAATATGCCAGCAAGCATCAGGAAAAGTTAAACAGTCTTATACTTCTAAATCCGCCA CTAACTATAAAACATGCCAATCTGCCGTCAAGCTTATCTGTTCTGAGCAACTTCTTGTTGGGCGAAATTTTTTGTCAG GACCCTCTTAGAGCCAGTGATAAAACATTGCTGAGTTGTGGTCCTTACCAAATAAAAGAAGATGTGGCAATGGTTTACAGAAGACCTTATCTCACATCTGGTTCTGCAGGGTTTGCATTAAACGCGATAAGCAAGGGAATGAAAAAACAGCTTAAG GGCTACGTTGAGGACACGAGAGCAATACTTATGGACAATAACTGGTCAGTCCAAACAACAGTTTGCTGGGGACAAAGAGACCGCTGGTTAAGCTTTGATGATGTAGAAGATTTCTGCAAAGAATCAAAGCATCGACTAGTTGAACTTCCTATG TCAGGACATCACGTTCAGGAGGACAGTGGTGAAGAATTAGGTCAACTCATTGCTGGAATTGTTGGAAAAAGAAGATTGTCATAA